One stretch of Leptospira mtsangambouensis DNA includes these proteins:
- a CDS encoding slr1659 superfamily regulator, translating into MEIKDLDYNIKYDEATKTVRFTGSIRLQNLPAYEPLKIFLRDAAKLCQGSLLTLDFRDLQFVNSSGITTLSMFIIDSRKSAACQIKIQGSLNVSWQSKSLSNFKKLWDQVVLEIS; encoded by the coding sequence ATGGAAATCAAAGACTTAGATTACAATATAAAATACGACGAAGCCACTAAGACTGTCAGATTCACAGGTTCCATCCGCTTGCAGAACTTACCAGCTTATGAACCTTTAAAAATATTTTTAAGAGATGCGGCCAAACTTTGCCAAGGCTCATTATTAACCCTGGACTTTCGAGATTTACAATTTGTAAACAGTTCAGGAATCACTACCCTATCCATGTTCATTATCGATTCCAGAAAAAGTGCAGCATGCCAAATCAAAATCCAAGGATCTCTTAACGTTTCTTGGCAGTCAAAATCTCTATCCAATTTCAAAAAACTTTGGGACCAAGTGGTTTTGGAAATTTCCTAA
- a CDS encoding slr1658 superfamily regulator, which produces MSENQYTNIPIQDEREAKLNQKAPIILGDYHSIPENLPADGQLRLIFQPIDMTSYWRRCGLTANFVAGFYSYCYEASETKANSLSTIINELLENASKFSKSKNGEVNVELKQYGNLLRIDVLNVASKTLRDSFELFVKKLISENVEEMYFSTLETKEDGDTNSGLGLLMMLKDYRVRFGYSFTEIDADTHEIIVRAIINVEEI; this is translated from the coding sequence TTGAGTGAAAACCAATACACAAACATACCCATCCAGGATGAAAGGGAGGCAAAATTGAATCAAAAGGCACCCATCATTTTGGGGGATTACCACAGCATTCCAGAAAATTTGCCTGCTGATGGCCAACTTCGATTGATCTTCCAACCAATTGATATGACATCTTATTGGAGACGGTGCGGACTTACTGCAAACTTTGTTGCCGGATTTTATTCCTATTGTTACGAAGCAAGTGAGACCAAAGCCAACTCCCTCTCTACCATCATTAACGAACTTTTGGAGAATGCTTCTAAATTCTCAAAATCGAAGAATGGCGAAGTCAACGTAGAATTGAAACAATATGGAAATCTTTTAAGGATTGATGTTTTAAATGTAGCGTCAAAAACCTTACGAGATAGTTTTGAGCTTTTTGTAAAAAAACTCATATCAGAAAACGTGGAGGAGATGTATTTTTCTACACTCGAAACCAAAGAAGATGGTGATACCAATTCAGGACTAGGACTTCTCATGATGTTAAAAGACTACCGTGTCCGTTTTGGTTATAGTTTCACTGAGATCGATGCCGATACTCATGAAATCATAGTAAGAGCAATTATCAACGTAGAAGAGATATAA